From the Bacillota bacterium genome, one window contains:
- a CDS encoding AzlD domain-containing protein codes for MRISILAIVGGMFAVTYLSRALPLVTLSRRQMPLWLKTWLVYVGPAVLAALAAQSILVSGGKLAFGKENVYLIASVPTIIVAARTKGLLLPVVVGVGCVMILRAMGVAG; via the coding sequence GTGAGGATCTCCATACTGGCGATCGTGGGCGGGATGTTCGCGGTGACGTATCTGTCCCGCGCCCTGCCGCTCGTGACGTTATCTCGCAGGCAGATGCCGCTGTGGCTCAAGACGTGGCTCGTGTACGTGGGGCCAGCGGTGCTCGCGGCGCTCGCCGCGCAGAGCATCCTTGTGAGCGGTGGCAAGCTCGCGTTCGGCAAGGAGAACGTGTACCTCATCGCCTCGGTGCCCACGATAATCGTGGCGGCACGCACCAAGGGCCTGCTGCTTCCCGTCGTGGTTGGCGTGGGCTGCGTCATGATCCTGAGGGCTATGGGTGTAGCTGGCTAA
- a CDS encoding metal ABC transporter ATP-binding protein, producing the protein MEVIRLENVWVEYDGATVLEDVTFAVRERDFIGVIGPNGGGKTTLLKTILGLTKPRRGRVTVLGTTPLKGRRFLGYVPQYSLFDRDFPVSVWDVVLMGRLGHRGLFRGYTGADQAIAARALEAVDMFQLKDRQIGQLSWGQRQRVLIARALAAEPKVLLLDEPAAALDSRVEAGLYDLLRALNETVAIVMVSHDIGVISSYVKSIACLNRRLVYHDSREITRDMLDVAYECPVDLIAHGLAHRVLDTHNEMTTDVSGEVHDRC; encoded by the coding sequence ATGGAGGTTATACGCCTCGAAAACGTCTGGGTAGAGTACGACGGCGCCACCGTGTTGGAGGACGTCACGTTTGCCGTGCGCGAGCGCGACTTCATTGGGGTTATCGGCCCCAACGGCGGCGGCAAGACTACTCTCCTCAAGACCATCCTCGGCCTTACGAAGCCTAGACGCGGAAGGGTGACGGTGCTCGGAACAACACCGCTGAAAGGGCGCAGGTTCCTCGGGTACGTGCCGCAATACTCCCTCTTCGACCGGGACTTCCCTGTAAGCGTCTGGGATGTCGTGCTCATGGGGCGGCTGGGGCACAGGGGGCTCTTCCGAGGGTACACCGGCGCAGACCAGGCGATCGCCGCAAGGGCGCTCGAGGCCGTCGACATGTTCCAACTCAAAGACCGCCAGATAGGACAGCTTTCGTGGGGCCAGAGGCAGCGGGTGCTGATAGCGAGGGCGCTCGCCGCAGAGCCCAAGGTCCTTCTCCTCGACGAGCCCGCGGCGGCCCTCGACAGCCGCGTCGAGGCGGGGTTATATGATCTCCTGCGTGCTCTGAACGAGACAGTGGCGATAGTGATGGTGTCGCACGACATCGGCGTCATTTCCTCTTACGTGAAGTCCATCGCCTGCCTGAACCGCAGGCTCGTTTACCATGATTCCAGGGAGATCACCAGGGACATGCTGGACGTCGCATACGAGTGTCCAGTGGATCTCATCGCGCACGGGCTCGCCCACCGCGTCCTGGACACGCACAACGAGATGACGACCGACGTCTCCGGGGAGGTCCATGATCGATGCTGA
- a CDS encoding metal ABC transporter permease: MLNALQYEFMRNALAAGILVSVACGIIGTYVVVNRIVFLAGGISHAAYGGIGLGIFLGASPVAGAVSFSLGAALAMGVVSRRARQGVDIAIGIMWAMGMALGIILIDMTPGYSADLMSYLFGSILAVPASDITLMAVLDAVIILTVVALYKEFLAVSFDEEFALVAGAPVEALYLVLLGLVALTAVMAMRVVGLILTIALLTIPAAVSRQFTAHLGRMMALSSFLGAVFTLTGLWLSYAFDLTPGAAIVMVSGVAFALSSVWRALRHRRTAASALTPSPPPSRPA; the protein is encoded by the coding sequence ATGCTGAACGCGCTCCAATACGAGTTCATGAGAAACGCGCTTGCGGCAGGCATCCTGGTCAGCGTGGCGTGCGGGATAATCGGCACTTACGTAGTGGTGAACCGCATCGTGTTCCTGGCGGGGGGCATCTCGCACGCAGCATACGGCGGCATCGGCCTTGGAATCTTCCTCGGCGCAAGCCCGGTCGCAGGTGCGGTATCATTCAGCCTTGGCGCGGCCCTCGCCATGGGCGTCGTCAGCAGGCGGGCGCGGCAGGGCGTGGACATCGCCATTGGCATCATGTGGGCTATGGGCATGGCCCTTGGGATAATCCTCATCGACATGACACCCGGTTATTCCGCGGACCTCATGAGCTACCTGTTCGGCAGCATACTCGCGGTTCCCGCGAGCGACATCACGCTCATGGCCGTGCTTGACGCCGTTATCATCCTGACCGTGGTCGCCCTCTACAAGGAGTTCCTTGCCGTATCGTTCGACGAGGAGTTCGCACTGGTTGCAGGCGCTCCCGTGGAGGCCTTGTACCTCGTTCTCCTCGGCCTCGTCGCGCTCACGGCCGTCATGGCCATGCGCGTCGTCGGCCTCATCCTGACCATAGCCCTCCTCACGATCCCCGCGGCCGTGAGCCGACAATTCACCGCCCACCTCGGCAGGATGATGGCCCTCTCGAGCTTCCTCGGCGCGGTCTTCACCCTGACGGGCCTGTGGCTGTCTTACGCGTTCGACCTCACCCCGGGCGCCGCCATCGTCATGGTCTCCGGGGTGGCCTTCGCGCTCTCATCGGTCTGGCGCGCTCTCCGGCACCGAAGGACGGCCGCGTCGGCGCTCACGCCCTCTCCGCCGCCGTCGCGCCCCGCATAG
- a CDS encoding C_GCAxxG_C_C family protein, giving the protein MCEALGLDHERIPAMATAFGGGIGRRGYTCGAVSGAAVAVGLMMGRMRAQDPKDPSYNTVGRFVDDFVKEFGTLMCRDISGVDFLTEEGQRKYKEYAHSERCCPAVQFAARRICDLLKAGVADTGGR; this is encoded by the coding sequence GTGTGCGAGGCCCTCGGGCTGGACCACGAGCGGATCCCGGCCATGGCGACGGCTTTCGGAGGCGGGATAGGTCGCAGGGGCTACACGTGCGGGGCCGTGAGCGGCGCAGCGGTGGCTGTCGGCTTGATGATGGGCCGCATGCGCGCGCAAGACCCAAAGGACCCTTCGTACAACACCGTAGGGCGTTTCGTCGACGACTTCGTTAAGGAGTTCGGGACCCTCATGTGCAGGGATATCTCGGGCGTGGACTTCCTGACCGAGGAGGGGCAGAGGAAATACAAGGAATACGCCCACTCAGAAAGGTGCTGCCCGGCTGTGCAGTTCGCGGCACGCAGGATATGCGACCTTTTAAAGGCCGGAGTCGCCGACACTGGCGGCCGCTGA
- the lonC gene encoding ATP-dependent protease, Lon family, protein MNGIIARIFKGSGAQQAAPRGAAEDELQRQVSALMGVLAHIYGADKLVLKAGKLEALELMKSAALRDRVIALQRLVFDDPTIEEIPQGKDIHDVISEVEDEIADILARREVEGRLEKRIAERMRKKQEEYVREVKMQVLKEEGPADNAHTLKKYAELEKLETRKLAKSAMELLKPRRLSEVVGQERAIQALLSKIASPFPQHVILYGPPGVGKTTVARLVLEEAKRLKFTPFARNAKFVEVDGATLRWDPREVTNPLLGSVHDPIYQGARRDLAETGVPEPKLGLVTEAHGGVLFIDEIGEMDPILLNKLLKVLEDKRVYFDSSYYDPQDPHVPKYIKKLFEDGAPADFVLIGATTRDPSTINPAIRSRTAEVYFEPLTCAHIKQIVEDAARRMKVTLEPGVADIISDYTIEGRKATAILADAMGLAVYRAGERPRKLTVTVEHVLEVIRSARMTPFVLVKAQDRAEVGHVFGLGVSDFVGTVIEMEAIAFPAREGGKGTIRFNDTAGSMAKDSVFNAASVFRKVTGRDLADYDVHVNVVGGGLIDGPSAGSAILVAILSAVTGTPVRQDVAITGEISIQGKVKGVGGVFEKIYGARQAGMKKVIVPQENAKDVPPDLRGIEVVPVERIEDVIAHVFEGGALKPPEEWEGRDAPFSRSAATVQGSSSSEEGHAASPAQAL, encoded by the coding sequence ATGAATGGCATCATAGCGAGGATATTCAAGGGATCCGGCGCGCAGCAGGCAGCACCGCGGGGCGCTGCTGAGGACGAGCTTCAGAGGCAGGTTTCGGCGCTCATGGGCGTTCTCGCCCACATTTACGGCGCCGACAAGCTGGTGCTCAAGGCGGGGAAGCTGGAAGCGCTGGAGCTCATGAAGTCCGCGGCCCTGCGCGATCGGGTCATCGCCCTGCAGCGGCTCGTGTTCGACGACCCCACTATCGAGGAGATCCCCCAAGGGAAAGACATACACGACGTGATAAGCGAAGTCGAGGACGAGATCGCGGACATCCTTGCCAGGCGCGAGGTGGAGGGCAGGCTCGAGAAGCGCATCGCGGAGCGGATGCGCAAGAAACAAGAAGAGTACGTGCGCGAGGTCAAGATGCAGGTTCTCAAGGAAGAGGGACCTGCCGACAACGCGCACACGTTGAAAAAGTACGCGGAGCTCGAGAAGCTCGAGACGAGGAAGCTCGCGAAGTCCGCTATGGAGCTCCTGAAGCCGCGACGCCTCAGCGAGGTGGTCGGCCAGGAACGTGCGATCCAGGCCCTCCTCTCCAAGATCGCATCGCCCTTCCCGCAACACGTGATACTTTACGGGCCGCCGGGGGTCGGCAAGACCACAGTGGCGCGGCTGGTCCTGGAAGAGGCGAAGAGGCTCAAGTTCACGCCTTTTGCAAGGAACGCGAAGTTCGTGGAAGTCGACGGTGCGACGCTCCGCTGGGACCCTCGCGAAGTCACGAACCCCCTCCTGGGATCGGTGCACGACCCCATCTACCAAGGGGCAAGGCGCGACCTGGCGGAGACTGGAGTGCCCGAGCCGAAGCTCGGCCTCGTGACGGAGGCGCACGGGGGAGTCCTCTTCATCGACGAGATAGGAGAAATGGATCCCATCCTCCTCAACAAGCTCCTCAAGGTGCTGGAGGACAAGAGGGTGTACTTCGACTCGTCGTACTATGACCCGCAGGACCCGCACGTGCCGAAGTACATCAAGAAGCTCTTCGAGGACGGCGCTCCGGCCGATTTTGTCCTGATCGGGGCGACGACTCGAGATCCCTCGACCATAAACCCGGCCATCAGGTCGAGGACGGCCGAGGTGTACTTCGAGCCACTGACATGCGCGCACATCAAGCAGATCGTGGAGGACGCGGCACGCCGCATGAAAGTCACGCTTGAGCCCGGCGTCGCCGATATAATCAGCGACTATACCATCGAGGGGCGAAAGGCGACTGCCATACTGGCAGACGCGATGGGTCTCGCGGTGTACCGGGCCGGCGAGAGGCCTCGCAAGCTCACGGTCACGGTGGAACATGTGCTGGAGGTCATAAGGAGCGCCCGAATGACGCCCTTCGTTCTCGTGAAGGCCCAGGATCGCGCGGAGGTCGGGCACGTGTTCGGCCTCGGCGTGAGCGACTTTGTGGGCACGGTCATCGAGATGGAGGCCATAGCCTTCCCTGCCCGCGAGGGCGGCAAGGGCACCATCAGGTTCAACGACACCGCGGGGAGCATGGCCAAGGACTCCGTGTTCAATGCGGCGTCGGTCTTCAGGAAGGTGACCGGGCGCGACCTCGCAGACTACGACGTGCACGTGAACGTGGTGGGCGGGGGGCTCATAGACGGTCCGTCCGCTGGGAGCGCGATACTCGTGGCCATCCTCAGCGCCGTCACCGGGACGCCTGTAAGGCAGGATGTGGCGATCACGGGTGAGATATCCATCCAGGGCAAGGTGAAGGGCGTTGGGGGCGTCTTCGAGAAGATCTATGGCGCACGCCAAGCGGGCATGAAAAAGGTTATCGTCCCGCAGGAGAACGCGAAAGACGTTCCGCCGGACCTGCGGGGTATAGAGGTAGTGCCAGTCGAGCGAATCGAGGACGTGATCGCCCACGTTTTCGAGGGCGGCGCGCTGAAGCCTCCCGAGGAGTGGGAGGGCCGGGACGCGCCGTTTTCCCGGAGCGCAGCGACCGTCCAGGGCTCCAGCTCCAGCGAGGAGGGGCACGCGGCATCGCCCGCGCAGGCACTCTAG
- the dnaB gene encoding replicative DNA helicase yields MEAAVGLERVPPQNTEAEQATIGSMLLERDAIVKALDIVGAEDFYKDAHRVIFETIVNMYDRGEPIDLVTVTEELRKHGALEKVGGVSYITTLAGVVPTAANVEYYARIVKEKSLYRALVRAGTTIASLGYEGTEDVELALDQAEQMIFSLSQQRGRQGVADIKAVLVDTFERIEKLYESKGKITGVPTGFTDLDAMLTGLQPSDLIIIAARPSMGKTSFALNIAAHAALNEKIPVIIFSLEMSREQLAMRLLSAEAKVDGQRLRRGQLVDEDWKRLSYGLGRLSEAPIFIDDSPSMTALDIRAKARRLKAEHGLGLVVIDYLQLVQGRGRAESRQQEIAEITRSLKSLARELKVPVVALAQLSRAVEAAAERRPLLSHLKESGEIETSADVVAFIYREDYYNKNTQKKNIAEIIVAKQRNGPTGSVELMWHKEYTRFENLERVGRPTSA; encoded by the coding sequence ATGGAGGCAGCAGTTGGGCTGGAGCGCGTGCCGCCTCAGAACACCGAGGCGGAACAGGCAACTATTGGCTCCATGCTTCTCGAGAGAGACGCAATCGTCAAGGCGCTCGACATCGTGGGCGCAGAAGACTTTTACAAGGATGCCCACAGGGTCATCTTCGAGACCATCGTCAACATGTATGATAGAGGCGAACCCATCGACCTGGTGACGGTCACGGAGGAGCTCCGCAAACACGGGGCGCTCGAGAAGGTCGGGGGCGTATCGTACATAACGACCCTCGCGGGCGTGGTGCCCACTGCGGCGAACGTTGAGTACTACGCCAGGATAGTTAAGGAAAAGTCCCTTTACCGCGCCCTCGTCAGGGCGGGGACGACGATAGCGTCCCTCGGCTACGAGGGAACTGAGGACGTCGAGCTCGCGCTGGACCAGGCGGAGCAGATGATCTTCTCCCTCTCGCAGCAGCGCGGCAGGCAGGGCGTGGCGGACATAAAGGCCGTCCTAGTTGATACGTTCGAGCGCATCGAGAAGCTGTATGAAAGCAAGGGCAAGATCACGGGCGTCCCGACGGGGTTTACGGATCTCGATGCGATGCTCACGGGGTTGCAGCCGTCGGACCTCATCATCATCGCAGCGAGGCCGTCCATGGGGAAGACGAGCTTCGCCCTGAACATCGCCGCCCATGCCGCACTGAACGAGAAGATACCCGTGATCATCTTCAGCCTCGAGATGTCCCGGGAGCAGCTGGCGATGCGTCTGCTCTCCGCCGAGGCGAAAGTGGACGGGCAGAGACTGCGCAGGGGCCAGCTCGTGGACGAGGACTGGAAGCGGCTTTCATACGGTCTCGGACGGTTGAGCGAGGCTCCCATCTTCATCGACGACAGCCCCTCCATGACCGCCCTCGACATCAGGGCGAAGGCGCGGCGGCTCAAGGCGGAGCACGGATTGGGGCTCGTGGTCATAGACTACCTGCAGCTCGTCCAAGGGCGCGGGCGCGCGGAGAGCAGGCAGCAGGAGATAGCCGAGATCACGCGTTCCCTAAAGTCTCTCGCCCGTGAGCTGAAGGTGCCCGTGGTTGCACTTGCCCAGCTCAGCCGGGCGGTAGAGGCTGCGGCGGAGCGCCGGCCCTTGCTGAGCCATCTCAAGGAGAGCGGCGAGATCGAAACTTCCGCGGACGTGGTGGCGTTCATCTACCGGGAGGATTACTACAACAAGAACACGCAGAAGAAGAACATAGCCGAGATCATCGTTGCTAAGCAACGGAACGGGCCGACCGGCTCAGTCGAACTCATGTGGCACAAAGAGTACACGCGCTTCGAGAACCTCGAACGCGTCGGGCGTCCGACGTCCGCCTGA
- a CDS encoding zinc ABC transporter solute-binding protein, which translates to MSRKAMSRKALITSAITAIIVVAAGVFAALGGGSGEMPAPVCRAASSGGGSGAAPGGVAGGDAKVKVAVSILPQAYFVERIGGERVSVLVMVPPGASPHTYEPTASQMRELARAQMYVRVHVDFEEAWMPRIAAANKNMLVVDSTSGIELSSDKDPHVWLSPRLVRIQAEHIYEGLAKIDPDGRKVYERNEEAFLRELDALDEEISTILAPVRGGRFMVLHPAWGYFARDYGLEEVPIEVEGKEPSARELAALVEAAKADRVRVIFVQPQMNPRTAEVLAQQIGARVVTLDPLARDWPANLRAAARAIAEALGASGGGTAHKARP; encoded by the coding sequence ATGTCAAGGAAAGCCATGTCAAGGAAAGCGCTGATCACCTCTGCCATCACGGCCATCATCGTGGTAGCAGCCGGGGTCTTTGCCGCGCTCGGCGGGGGCTCGGGTGAGATGCCGGCCCCGGTGTGCCGGGCGGCCTCATCAGGCGGCGGTAGCGGTGCGGCGCCAGGGGGCGTCGCAGGCGGCGACGCGAAGGTGAAGGTTGCTGTGAGCATCCTGCCGCAGGCCTATTTCGTGGAGCGCATCGGCGGCGAGAGGGTGTCCGTATTGGTCATGGTCCCACCGGGGGCGAGCCCCCACACGTATGAGCCGACCGCGAGCCAAATGCGCGAGCTGGCCCGCGCCCAAATGTACGTGCGGGTCCACGTGGACTTTGAGGAGGCGTGGATGCCGCGCATCGCTGCCGCTAACAAGAACATGTTAGTGGTGGATTCCACGTCCGGGATAGAGCTCTCGAGCGACAAAGACCCCCACGTGTGGCTGTCCCCCAGGCTCGTGCGGATTCAAGCCGAGCACATCTACGAGGGTCTCGCGAAGATCGACCCGGACGGCCGGAAGGTCTACGAGCGCAACGAAGAGGCATTCCTGCGCGAGCTTGACGCCCTGGACGAGGAGATCTCGACGATCCTCGCGCCTGTGAGGGGCGGGCGTTTCATGGTGCTCCACCCCGCGTGGGGCTATTTCGCCAGGGACTATGGCCTCGAGGAAGTACCGATAGAGGTCGAAGGCAAGGAACCGAGCGCGCGGGAGTTGGCCGCGCTCGTCGAGGCGGCGAAGGCCGACAGGGTTCGCGTGATCTTCGTGCAGCCTCAGATGAACCCGAGGACGGCCGAGGTGCTGGCGCAGCAAATCGGGGCCCGCGTCGTAACCCTCGACCCGCTCGCACGGGATTGGCCCGCCAACCTTCGCGCCGCGGCGCGCGCCATTGCGGAGGCCCTTGGCGCGAGCGGCGGGGGCACAGCTCACAAGGCCAGGCCCTGA
- a CDS encoding AzlC family ABC transporter permease, whose translation MARTREKGQGEGNRSLAAFARGARLAVPVVMGYAPVGLAYGVIARQSGLSPAEAVLMSVLVYAGSAQFIACGLISSGAAAAGVVGTTLLVNLRHVLYSMSLLPRVRHLSQSLLALVAFGITDETYGVAIGAFPPDERADWREVAGLNLVSYAAWVATSLGGAVLGERVGDGARLGMDFALPAMFIGLLVMQLRNRIALLVAGVAGVVAVAVAASPFDRWATVIATVVAASVGTVLEATGRGGASGNPSQGDGRPSAGPGRAAGRLRD comes from the coding sequence ATGGCACGCACTCGAGAAAAGGGCCAGGGAGAGGGCAACCGGTCGCTCGCTGCGTTCGCGCGAGGGGCGAGGCTTGCGGTTCCCGTGGTCATGGGGTACGCGCCCGTTGGCCTCGCGTACGGGGTGATAGCACGCCAGTCAGGGCTGTCGCCCGCGGAAGCGGTGCTCATGTCGGTTCTGGTGTATGCAGGATCCGCGCAGTTCATCGCGTGCGGCCTGATATCGTCGGGAGCTGCGGCGGCCGGGGTGGTGGGCACGACTCTTCTCGTGAACCTGCGGCACGTGCTCTACAGCATGTCCCTTCTGCCTAGGGTGAGGCATTTGTCCCAGAGTTTGCTGGCGCTGGTGGCGTTCGGGATAACGGATGAAACCTACGGGGTCGCGATCGGCGCCTTTCCCCCGGACGAGCGTGCGGACTGGAGGGAGGTCGCCGGGCTCAATTTGGTCTCATACGCTGCCTGGGTTGCGACGTCGCTCGGCGGAGCGGTGCTCGGAGAAAGGGTGGGGGACGGTGCGAGGCTGGGGATGGATTTCGCCCTTCCGGCGATGTTCATCGGCCTCCTCGTGATGCAGCTGAGGAACCGCATAGCGCTGCTCGTGGCCGGGGTAGCGGGCGTGGTCGCCGTCGCCGTGGCGGCAAGCCCGTTCGACCGGTGGGCCACGGTGATCGCGACCGTGGTTGCTGCCTCTGTTGGAACGGTCCTGGAGGCGACGGGCCGAGGCGGTGCAAGCGGTAACCCCTCACAAGGGGACGGGCGACCGAGCGCAGGGCCAGGGCGCGCAGCCGGGCGGCTGCGCGATTAG
- a CDS encoding adenylosuccinate synthase: MPAVAVVGAQWGDEGKGKVTDLLAGRADVVARYSGGNNAGHTVQIDGEIFRLKLIPSGIFYPGKINVIGNGVVVDPAWLVEEMDYLEGKGISLAGLRISEKAHVIMPYHILIEKLEEEEKGAARIGSTGRGIGPAYTDKVARLGIRIVDLVDRDALSRRLDVVLPIKNKVIERVYGAKGFDKDELMEWALKPAARIKPHVTDTSALLNDAIDSGKNVLFEGAQGTMLDVDHGTYPFVTSSSPTAGGIAPGTGVGPRKITKVIGVTKAYTSRVGAGPMPTELKDETGDRLRERGQEYGTVTGRPRRCGWLDAVIVRYAARVNGLDGIAVTHLDTLSGFPKVRICTAYRYRGDVLRDFPANQSVFAECEPVYEDLPGWPEGSCTVQRYEDLPAAAKAYLTRVTELVGVPVLIVSTGRERTETLVLGEIF; the protein is encoded by the coding sequence GTGCCCGCAGTAGCCGTCGTGGGAGCCCAGTGGGGCGATGAAGGAAAAGGAAAAGTGACCGACCTTCTGGCCGGCCGCGCGGATGTGGTCGCGCGCTATTCGGGAGGCAACAACGCCGGCCACACGGTGCAGATAGATGGCGAGATCTTCAGGTTGAAGCTGATCCCTTCCGGTATCTTCTATCCCGGCAAGATAAACGTCATCGGCAACGGGGTGGTAGTCGATCCCGCCTGGCTCGTGGAGGAGATGGACTACCTGGAAGGGAAGGGTATCAGCCTCGCGGGCCTCAGGATCAGTGAGAAGGCTCATGTCATCATGCCGTACCATATCCTCATAGAAAAGCTGGAGGAAGAGGAGAAGGGCGCCGCCCGCATCGGGTCCACCGGGAGGGGCATAGGGCCGGCATACACGGACAAGGTTGCGAGGCTCGGCATAAGGATCGTGGACCTCGTGGACAGGGATGCTCTTTCTCGGAGGCTGGATGTCGTCCTTCCCATCAAGAACAAGGTGATCGAGCGGGTATACGGTGCAAAGGGCTTCGACAAGGATGAGCTCATGGAGTGGGCTTTGAAGCCTGCTGCGCGCATAAAGCCGCACGTCACCGACACCTCCGCCCTGCTGAACGACGCCATTGACAGCGGCAAGAACGTGCTTTTCGAGGGCGCGCAGGGCACGATGCTCGATGTGGATCACGGCACGTATCCATTCGTGACCTCGTCGTCGCCCACCGCTGGCGGCATCGCGCCGGGCACCGGAGTCGGCCCGAGAAAGATCACAAAGGTCATCGGCGTCACGAAGGCCTACACCAGCCGTGTCGGTGCGGGCCCAATGCCGACTGAGCTCAAGGATGAGACAGGGGACAGGCTGCGCGAGCGCGGCCAGGAGTACGGCACGGTCACAGGGCGTCCGAGGCGGTGTGGGTGGCTCGACGCTGTCATCGTGCGCTACGCGGCACGTGTGAACGGCCTCGACGGCATCGCCGTCACGCACCTCGACACGCTCTCCGGCTTTCCCAAAGTGCGGATATGCACGGCGTACAGGTATCGCGGCGATGTCCTGCGCGATTTCCCCGCGAACCAGAGCGTCTTCGCCGAGTGTGAGCCTGTGTACGAAGACCTGCCCGGCTGGCCTGAAGGCTCGTGCACCGTCCAACGATATGAAGACCTCCCTGCGGCAGCCAAAGCCTACCTGACGCGCGTAACAGAGCTGGTGGGTGTGCCGGTGCTCATCGTCTCCACGGGCAGGGAGAGGACCGAGACACTCGTTCTCGGGGAGATCTTCTGA
- a CDS encoding ferritin-like domain-containing protein: protein MTGEREDRAYLQPPYRIPARDRDEIIAGLNLDLMWEYAAMIQYIQHASMLTGPEYVAVIQEELQHAQDEHEHSVIVSDLVQYLGGVPTVEVADRATSPDNATMITQDLQAEYDAIGRYLTRIQQLEAVGLYDAAQKIRNIVLVEQNHAIDLEKALGIRRASQL, encoded by the coding sequence ATGACCGGGGAGCGCGAGGATCGCGCGTATCTCCAGCCACCCTACAGGATCCCGGCGCGGGACCGGGACGAGATCATAGCCGGGCTCAACCTGGACCTCATGTGGGAATACGCCGCCATGATCCAGTACATCCAACACGCAAGCATGCTGACCGGGCCAGAATACGTGGCGGTGATTCAGGAAGAGTTGCAACACGCCCAGGACGAGCACGAGCATAGCGTGATCGTGTCAGACCTCGTCCAGTATCTCGGGGGCGTGCCTACTGTCGAGGTCGCCGACCGCGCGACGTCGCCCGACAACGCGACCATGATCACCCAAGATCTCCAGGCCGAATACGACGCCATAGGGCGGTACCTCACCCGCATCCAGCAGCTTGAAGCTGTCGGCCTGTACGACGCCGCTCAAAAGATCCGCAACATCGTCTTGGTGGAGCAGAACCACGCCATAGACCTGGAGAAGGCCCTCGGGATCAGACGGGCGAGCCAGCTGTAG
- a CDS encoding radical SAM protein: protein MEPTVEVRHGKPADVNTSTCPSTCHRGSSSHGSLRCSPRTHLFDLARPIPSCYGPHFGEEEPLVGTHGSGTIFFTGCNLRCVFCQNWDISQMRLGRTVSISELADMMIELQDMRCHNINLVTPTHYMPHILAALVAACERGLEVPLVYNCGGYESVSALRLLDGVVDIYMPDVKYADPDIGLRYSHVPDYPKVVKAALKEMHRQVGDLWIDEDGIAWRGLLVRHLVLPGGLAGTAEIVKFIADEISRDTYINIMSQYRPEYRAREHPPLDRPITAREYEEAVRLARKAGLHRFAR from the coding sequence ATTGAACCCACCGTCGAAGTACGACACGGCAAGCCTGCCGACGTCAACACCAGCACCTGCCCCAGCACCTGCCATCGTGGCTCCTCCTCCCATGGATCGTTGCGTTGCTCGCCTCGAACGCATCTATTTGACTTGGCGCGGCCTATTCCTTCTTGCTACGGCCCGCACTTCGGCGAGGAGGAGCCTCTCGTCGGCACCCATGGATCGGGCACGATCTTCTTTACCGGATGCAATCTCCGCTGCGTCTTCTGCCAGAACTGGGACATAAGCCAGATGCGCTTAGGGCGCACTGTCTCAATATCGGAGCTTGCAGACATGATGATAGAGCTGCAAGACATGAGGTGCCACAATATCAACCTCGTGACGCCCACGCACTACATGCCACATATTCTGGCGGCCCTCGTCGCCGCATGTGAGCGCGGCCTCGAGGTTCCGCTCGTGTACAACTGCGGCGGCTACGAATCGGTCTCCGCTCTCAGGCTCCTCGATGGGGTCGTCGACATCTACATGCCCGACGTGAAATACGCCGATCCCGATATAGGCCTGCGGTATTCGCACGTGCCGGACTACCCCAAGGTGGTCAAGGCGGCCCTCAAGGAAATGCACCGCCAGGTAGGAGATCTGTGGATCGACGAGGACGGCATTGCCTGGCGGGGTCTTCTCGTGCGCCACCTGGTCCTCCCGGGAGGGCTCGCGGGGACCGCCGAGATCGTCAAGTTCATTGCGGACGAGATCTCGCGCGACACGTACATCAACATCATGTCGCAATATCGCCCCGAGTACCGCGCCCGCGAGCATCCTCCGCTGGACCGCCCGATAACGGCGCGGGAGTATGAGGAGGCCGTGCGGCTCGCCCGGAAGGCGGGCCTCCATCGTTTCGCGCGTTAG